The sequence GGGTCGGCTTCGGGCAAGGCATTGCAGCATCCGGTCAATGCCCATGCCGGGATCGACGACCACGGGCACAGCCCCGACCTTAAACATGGCAAACACCGTAAGAAAAAAGTCCATGCCCGGGGGCACCATCAAAATGGTGCGGGTTCCCCGGCCAATACCGATGCTGTCAAGTCCGGCTGCAAGGTTGTCGGACTGCTGATCAAGCTGGCGAAAGGTTAGCTGGCTGTAAAGGACCCGGCCGGAGCGATCCCGTGAGGCAGGGTAGACCACGGCCCGTTTAAACGGATAGTTGTCAGCGGATTTTTTCAGGCTTTTGGCAATATTTGTATAGTGTGTCATAAAAACATCTTTTTTAGTTTATACAGGGTTCCTTTGACCATGCCTTCGGGAACCTTGGGCATGGCTTCCTTTAGCGGGGCGGTCAGTTCCTGGGATTTTTCCAGGGCTTCGTTGGCGGCCTGGATCATCTGTTCAGCAGTCTGATCAATTTTTTCTTGTCCTTGGGCCTGGTTGACCTGGAACAGTACAAAGGTTTCTCGAATGGGTTTTTCCAATTTTTCAAAGGATTTTTTTAAAGACTGCATGCCTTTATCCCATACTTTTTTCTGTGCGTCGGCAATCTTCTTTTGATCCGGGTACTTGGTGGCCACGGCATCAATACGGGCAATTTCAGCCTCGAATAAAGCCATCTCCCCGTTAAATGCCACCAATGCATCGTAAAGTTCGGGCATGCGGGCAAAACAAAAAGCGAGCATTTCATCGGGCAAGGTGACATGGGCAAGGGGTACGGGTTGATAAACCTGTCCGCCTTTGGTCGCGGAATTTGAAAAAAATTTGGTGTACACAAAGAATCCGCCTCCGCCAAGGATACCCAGAATAACAAGAAGAATAATCAGCTTTTTTAACAAAGATTTTTTCTTGGGTTCGGTTGTCTTGGATTCGTCACCGCTCTTACCTTTGGCAGCCGGGTCCTTGGATTCACCCTTTTTTTTCTTTTTCATTAGTCCCATAACATCCCAAATTATCCGGAACTGTTCTGAAAGTCAAAATCCAATTTTAATTTTATTCTCGCACAAAGCCTTAAATACACAAAGGAGCAAAAAATCAAATCAAAGCTTTGTGTCCTGGTGTCTTTGTGCGAGTTTTTCAACTAAAAAAACTCATTTTTAGAATTGCTTACGAAAAATGTCAGGACAAAAATTTTTGAATCAAATCAAGGGTCGGGCCGGGCTTATCTTCGAACAGGTAATGGCCGGCATCCTCAAATACATGGGCACGGGATTGGGGGAATCTGTTTTTAAATTCTTCAAGAAAATGAATGTCAAAAACAAAATCCCGGGTTCCCCATAAAAACATGAGCTGATCCGGGGCAAGGGCGTTAAGGCCCTGATCCACCTTTTGAACCCTGGCATAACTTTTGTCTTTTGGTGTTATTGGTATATCCTGGACAAATTTTAAGGTGGCAATGCGATTTCGCCAACTGTTGTATGGGGCAACAAGACCTTTTTTAACGGATTGGGACAGTCGGGTTTTCGGTGCAAGATACAGGGCGCCCCGGGCAAAAATATTGGCGCCTAAAACAGCAGGCACGGCAAAGGGCGCAAGATATTTAATGGCCCAAAGTGCTGCCGGCAAGCGTTTGGACGCCGGCAGAAAAAAGCCCGAGGTGTTGGTGATTACAATTTTATCCACCCGGTCCCGGTTGTCCAGGGCCCAGGCAAGGCCGATCATCCCGCCCCAGTCATGCACGATCAGCGACATTTTTTCACGAATATCCAGCCGGCGGATAAGAGCATCCAGGTCCGCCACCCTTTGATCCAGCGTGTAAGCATAGTCTTTAGCTGACGGCTTGTCTGAAAATCCGCACCCGATGTGGTCCAATGCAATGGTTCTGAACTCATCGGAAAGGCCCGTGATCAGATGCCGGAAATAAAAGGACCAGGTGGGATTGCCGTGGACCATGAGTACAGGCCTGCCCGTGCCCTGATCCACATAGTGCATTTTATTCCCATTGATCCAGGCATAATGGGGTTCAAAGGGGTAAAGATCCTCAAAACCTGTGGTGGACGTAAGCTGCCCGTTTATTGTTCTTGTTACCATTCAACCCCCATAAAATAGCAGTTAAGTCCGGAACCCACCCCTAAAAAGGCCACAAAATCGCCTGGAACAAAGAATCCGCGTTCATCGGCAATGGCCGCGGAAATCGGCAGAGATACGGAACCCACATTGCCCAGAAAAGGAAACGTGATAAAATCCTTTTTCCGGTCAATCTTCATGGCAGAGTAGAATTTATTGTGATGACCCTCCCCGACCTGATGGGCAACAAATTTATCCGGCTTATCCCCAGGCAACTCCAACTCGTTGCGAAATAATTCATAGGTCTCCATGGCCAGTTCCGTACCGTGGTCAAGCACTTTTTGAGCATTGGTGCGCATGATCACCCTTGAATTCGTGGGCATACCCCTATGTTCAAATCCCCAGGAACAAAGCGCCCAGTGCCGAATTGCATTGTTAATCACCCCGCCTTTGACTTTATGGCGCGGGGTCGAAGATTTGCCCAGGGTCCCGTCGGTGAGCAGAATTGCCGCGGCGCCGGAGCCGCCGGTCATGGTGGCTACGGCTTCTCTATAAAAATCAATGCTTTTATGGGTATTAATCTCTTCAATGGTGGCGTCAACAATCTGCCGGGCCGATTCGCAGGAGACCACAAGTCCGGCTTTAATATGCCCGAGCTGGATTTCATTAGCCACATGAACCATGCCCGTGATCATGCCAAGGCAGGCAGATTTTACGTCATATACATGGGCTCTTGGCCCCACACCGAGCTTGTCTGCCACCGCACAGGATGTGGCCGGTTCAAATCCATCCTGGCACACCCCGCAAAAACATACAGCTCCCAGTTCTTTAGGACTGATACCGGCTTCATCCAGGGCCCGCATGCCGGCCACGGCCGCATGTTCGGCCAGGGTGTGGTCCTCATCCCAGTACCGGCGTTCCCGGATACCAGTCAATGCTTCCAGCTGGCCGGGCACAAATCCCACAGCCTCAAAAAAAGGGGCGAGCTTTTCATCAATTTCCCGGCTGGTCACGATGTGGGGTGCCAGCTCATATCCAAAGGATTCAATAAACACCTTGTCGTACTTCATTTTTTCCTCCAGTAGGCCTCAAGATCCTGGCGGGTCAACCCGGTAAGTTTCATTCCCATATCCTTGTAAAACACAATCTCAAGGTCATCTGAAAACATATGGGCATCCGCCGTCACAAAAGGTTGGGGCGTATATCCGATCGTTTTTATTTCAATGTCGTAAAGAGCTTTTTTCGTGGCGCGGGTCACAGGTCCCCGGCACTTCAGATCACTTTCGTTTTTTTCCAGCACATCATAGCAAATGTCATCATGGGGCAGAACCCAGCCCATGCGCTGGACAAAAACCCGCAGGGTATGGGCACAGCATTCATACATCAGGGTGCCCGGCATCACCATGTCGTCAATAAAATGGCAGGTCAGAAACCAGTCATCGGGATGGATATCCGCCTGGGCAATGATTCGGCCCATGCCGAATCGCCCACCTGTGGGGTCCAGGTCAAGAACCCGGTGGATCAGGCGCATGGGGCCGCCGGGCAACCATTGGCTCCTTCCAGTGCGTTTCCCTTGAAAGTCTGCGCCAAACGCTGTTTCAAGGTCTCCTGTGCGAAGGGCCTCCACCTGTTCATCATTCAAGCTTAGCCGTTTTACCGGGGCAAACCAGGCCGGTGGCGGCCCTTGTACATTCATCTCCTGATCTTCTTTTTTCAGGATAATGCCCCCGGAATTTTCCACCTCCTGTTCGGTGAAAAAGCCTGCGCACCCATCGCGCATGGAGATAAAGGGCAGCTGATTGATGTATCCCTGGTAATGAAAAAAGAAGAGATAGATATCCCCCTGCTTTAAAAAACGGTCTATCTCAATGTGATATTCAATGGTTTCACCAGGCACGGGCAGGCCGCGGTGAAACGTCACCTTGGCATCAAGCAGACGGTATTTGCGTTTTCCTTGAACCACATGGTCTATGCCCAGCCAGGAGCAAAGGAAAAGATCGGCCTGGCCTGCTTCAATGGAAATGGAAACCGGGGCTTTGCCGCCGTCCAGGTACCAGGCATTTTCATGCACATCATGCTGGGTGACCACTTTCCCGGAGGTTAAGGACAGTTTTTCCCCATGCACGGAAATAATCCGGTCCACCAGCATCAAAGGCTCATCCGGCAACCGCACCCGGACCGGGTAGGTGTCAATGATATCGAAATCCGGCCCCAGCACATTTCCGGCTTTTCCCACAGCAAATTCAAGGCATTGGTTCCGGTCCATGAATACGTTGGAAATTTTGGGAATAGTCTGGGGCGGGCAGATCGGTTCCAGATCTGTTGACGCATGTACCCCCGTTGGCGCTGCGCCGGCAATGGCGGCAAGCTGTTCGGCCATGGCCTGGGTGTTCCGGGCGGATAATTCCAGGAAACGTTCATGGGCCCTGGCCGTGACCTCTTGGGTATGGGCCAGAAGTCCCGGGATCGTGTCACTGGGAAAAGGAAGAGTTGCCTCCGGCGGATCGGGACAGAAATTAAAAGTGATTTCCTGCCGAGCCGGTTCAAACGCGTCTTTAGCAATCAATTGCCGGGGAAAAGGCGGCCGGGTCACAGGAATCCGGATGCAGGTGGGTGAGTGTTCGTTTTTCTTCCGGTCCACCGGAAGAGTAGGGGGCTCTTCCCTCTGCACCGAATTATGGTGGCCTGATAACACAACATGCCCTGCAATACCATCCCGAGTCAAGCATCCTGCAACAGCGGTGTTTGGGGCACCGGGATAATCGTGCAAAGGTCCTGGAAATTTTCGGGTATAAAGACACAATGCGGCGGCTGTAACGGTAAACAGGCCTGCGGCAGCCCCAGTATGGCCAGACAACGCAGACGGGCAGAAAATCGGTAACGTGTTGGGTTCAAACCCGGACACTTCCCCCGCACCCAGAAAGTGAGATGCACTGTGCGTCACGGCACCAAGCCCGATATCATTGACGTTCATACCGGCCTGATCCAGGGCCTTTTGTAAAGACTTTTGGACAACCGTTGACCGTAAAATTTGTGCCTGATCACCGGTTTCCCCGGCAAGGGCAGCCCCCCCGGCACGCCCCACACCATTGACCACGGCATAGACTCGGTCATTATCCCTTTGTGCGGCGTCCAGGGGTTTGAGCACCAGGGCCACAGCCCCTTCCGAAGGCAGGGCCAAGGGGTCTGCGCCGGTCAGGACCAGATCCCGGGTAAAGCTTCTGATGTCGGCGGCAAGATCCACGGCCGCACATAAAAAGGTGTCGGTCTCTCCTGTGGACAGGGATTTAACGGCAATATCAATGGCCGTCTGCCCCGAGACTTCATCCGCAGAAAGTGTAAAGCAGGGACCGCCCAGCTTAAACGCCCGGGCCAGACGGGACGCCACAATGCCCCCAAGGGCACCCAGTGTTGACCCAAAAGTTAATGACGGGCCGATGGTGTCCAGCAAATCTGTGGAGACATTGGCGTCCTGCCCCTGGATTTGCCATCTTAAATGGTAGTCCGTTGCTCCGAAATCAAATTCAATGCCCACGGCACAACCCATGTCTACCCGGGGCGGTTGTGACGCATCCGGTTTAGGAGATATACCGGCATCTGTCAGGGCCGCCATGGCTGCTTTGAGCATAATCAGATGCTGGGGCAGAATCTGGTTCATCTGGTTGGGCGGGATATTAAAATCTTTGAGATCAATATTCAGATCATCCATGAACAGAGTTAACGCACTGCGGATTTCAGGGGGCAGATGATCGGCTCTGCGCCATCGGGATTCTCCCGTGCTGCCGACAGTGGCTTTTTGTCCTAAAATAAGCTGGGCAAAATCTCCAAGGCAGTCAGCACCGCCGGATATCAGACCCATACCCACGATGGCACAGGGTACACTTTTTTCGGCCGGTGCTGGTGCAGCACCCACCGCATGGCTGTTGGATTCGGCTGTATACGATTCCACAAGGATCTGGGCGTTGATGCCGCCAAACCCAAAGGCTGATACCGCGGCCCGCAGAGGCCAACCGTCGTCGTCAGGTATCCAGGCAGACGGCTGATTTTGGACTCTGACACCGGTATTTCTAAAAGGGGAATCATCGGGCAGGGCATTGAAATTATTGGATGGGGGCAACAGTCCCTGGTTCATGGCCATGACCGTTTTGATGAATCCGGCCGCACCGGCCCCGGTCAGCAAATGGCCGATGTTGGACTTCACCGAACCAATGGACAAGGCCGTGTCCATGCACCGATATTTTTCGAGCATCTGCATGATACTTTGGACTTCCACCTGATCCCCCTTGGGGGTTCCGGACCCGTGACACTCCATGTACTGGATATCACCAAAGGACCAGCCGGCCATGTCAAAGGCACCGGTCATGGCCCGGATCTGGCCTTCACTGGCCGGGGCCACCAGGTTGCCTTCAATATCGTTGCTCACTCCCCACCCTTTAATCACAGCGTGGATGGTGTCTTGGCAGGCCAAGGCATCGTCCAGGCGTTTTAGCAGGACCAGGCCTACACCTTCCCCCACCACCAGGCCATCGGCATCCCGGTCAAAGGGGGCGCATCGGCCCGTGGGTGACAGGGCCTGGAGTTGGGTAAAGCCCACCTGGGTGTAAAGGGATTGGGGCCGGGATACCCCGCCGGCGACCATGGCGTCCACTTGTCCGGACAGCAGTTGTTCGCAGGCAAGCTTTATGGAGAACAGGGAAGAGGCACAGGCGGCATCCAGGGTGAAACTGCCAGCGTTCAACCCCAATACCCTTGCCAGAATTGACGCAGGGGCCGACAGCATACCGGCACCCCAGGCCTGTTGCCGGGAGGGCATTGCAGGGTTGGGTGCCAAAAAAAGATCGTGAGTCAGCCGTGATGCCCCCGGCGTAGGCAGGGCAATGGCAGCAAGTACAACCCCTGTACGCTCCCGGTTTTCGTTGGAAAGCCGGGCATTGGTCATCAGATCAATGCCGGCGGCAAGGGTTAAATGGTGTACCGGGTCCAGGGCGTGGAAAAAATCACTATCCAGACCATGCCCGGCCATGCCCGCCTTGCAAAAGTCCAAATTGGAAGGATTAAATACGGATTGGGAAATCAGCCCTGCAAACCGGCTGCAGGCCCGGTCCGGCAACGGGGCGCCTGGGCGGTTGTCTACCATGATGTCCGGCGGCAGACCCCACCGGTCTTGGGGTACCGGGACTACACTGGATTCTTTCGCCATGACATTGGCAATGAACTGTTGGGTATCACAGGCGCCGGGAAAAATACCGGACATGCCTACCACGGCAATATCTACGCGTTTCAAATTCATGGAGCCCCATATAGTTGACCCGGAAAAAGATTGCAAGACAGCTTTGTAAAACTTGTGTAAAATACCTGCAAGGTCATTAGCTTAAAGTGCTAATTGCAAGAGACTGGAAACAAGAAACAAGAGGGCGAAGCGCCTTTGGCGCTCATTTATTGCAAAATTAGTTTCATGCCTTGGAAAACCGAACGAAACAGAAGAAAACAGGTAAACACAGACATGCCGGAGCAAACCAGGATATCGATTTTTCCTGATTTGCGGCGTTCCTCATACCCAAAGAGAAATGCCAGGAGAAAGCCTGCGGCAAACCCGCCGCCATGACCCCAGTTGTTGATATTCGGCAAGATCAGTCCAATCAGCACCAGGCTGAAAATCCAGGACTTGGTTTGGTCGAATACCATCTTCCCCCAGCTGCCACCCCGGGACCAGCCAAAATAAAACAGGGCACCGATCAGTCCACAAAGACCCGCAGAGGCCCCAATAGTCACAGGGACACCGCCCAGGCAGGAGAGAAAAAAACCACCGGCACCGGAAAGGATATAGATGGACAGCATCCGGTAAAGCCCGAATTCTTTTGCCGCGAGCGGAGCAAGGGTGTGAAGCGCCATCATATTGAAAAGAATGTGCAACAGGCTGCCGTGCAGCCAGTTTGCGGTGAAGATGCTGCTCCAGTCATGGGAATAGGCCAAAGCCACAGTCCCGGAGGCGCCAAGAAAAATCAAGGCATCAATGGACGGTGCCAGCGCAGTTAAAGGATTCAGGGTAAAATCAAGTCCCCGGGAGAACAGCAGGGACACGGCATACATGATCACGTTGATCCAGATTATGGTCTGTATTGTGAATTTTGTCCGGTCATCTATCATAGCGAAAAAGAGGCCTGGTTTTGAGAATCAGTGAATAGTGATATCTTCTATTTTTACGGCAGCCAGGTACTCTTTAACCGCCCCCAGCGTCAAGGCAAACATCTTGGTGCCTGCAAGGATAACCATGGGGTCATCCGGGGTTCCGCAGGCATCGGCAAACACAGGCCCCATAACACCGGTGGGATCGGCGTCTTTGGTCTGGTTCTCCTGCATCTGCTTGACAAAGGTATCCAGGCGTTCTTTGAGTATGGCAAAATAATCAACCCGGGTGCCTGTGGTGGTTTCCGTCAGAGTTGATACATTGTTGGAAATTTCGCGGATCTGTTCCCAGAATGACTGGGTCAAAGGGGTCTTGTTAACATCTGTTACCGGCATGTAAAAGGCAAGTCCCCACCCTACACTCAGTATTTTAAGAATGGCCAGTTCATATTCCAGACGGTTCAGGTCTATGGGGTGCCCTTCGGGAATTGTGCCTAAAAGCGATTTAATGTCAGCCCTGTCAATGGCAAAGGCTGAAAGGTTTTCGGCCACCTGGTCCACGGTGAGGGTTCCTGCCGGGTTATCTTGCATGTCGGGAGATCGTCCTTTGTCTGCATTCATTTGTGTTTTGATTTACCTTTACGCCATATCAAAATTTAGTTATCTTTAATCATTAAGGAAAATAAAATAACAATCCCTTGGTCAAGTGTAAACCCCGGAAGGTAATGAAGGTAATGATATATCATGAATATTTATCAAGAAGCTGCCAAAAAAATTGTTGATTCACATTATTGTGTAGCCTTTACCGGTGCCGGTATTTCCGTTGAAAGCGGTATCCCGCCGTTCAGGGGTAGAAACGGGCTGTGGAATAAATATGACCCTACAACCTTTGAAATTGATTATTTTCTCCAGAACACGGCCAGATCCTGGGAGGTTATTAGGGATATTTTCTATGACCTGTTTGGTCATGTTCTGCCGAATACCGCCCACTATGCCCTGGCAGAGATGGAGCAGCGGGGCCTGTTAAAATCAGTCATCACCCAGAATATTGACAACCTGCACAAGGATGCCGGCAACAAAGAAGTTTACGAATTCCACGGATCATTAAAACAAATCATCTGCCTGGACTGCGGGCAAAAAGTGAATGTAACCCGAGTCGATATGAATCATCTGCCCCCTACCTGCCTGACCTGCGGTGGTCCGATGAAACCTGATGTGGTCTTTTTCGGGGAAGCCATTCCCGAATATGCGGCGTCCAAGGCCATTTATGCATCCCAGAGAGCGGACTGCATGATACTTATCGGCACCACAGGCACGGTGGCCCCGGCCAATACGCTTCCTTTCCGGGCCAAGGCCGGCGGGACCACCATTATAGAGATCAACCCGGACCCGTCGGAATATACCGACCAGGTAACGGATATATTCATCCAGGATAACGCCACAAGGGCCATGGAACATCTTATGGAAGCCATTGATGAGCTTGTGTGATGCCTGATTGCAAATAAATTTATGCTTATAGTGCTGGCACTATAGTCGTGCTCTTAATCTTGATCCTGCTCTTGCTCCAGACTATGAATTCTACCAGGAGCAAGATTAAGAGCACGAGCAAGAGCAAGAAAAGGAGAAAAATATGCCTGATGACTGTCTTTTCTGTAAAATTGCAAATCATGAACTTCCCAGTGACATGCTGTATGAAGACAGTGACTATGTGGTGTTTAAGGATATCCACCCCCAGGCCCCTGTCCACCTGTTGATAGTGCCCAAAACCCATATCCGCAGCGTTAACGACATTGAGCCTGAGCATACCGAACTTGTGGGGGGGCTGTTCACCCTTGCTGCAAAAATGGCCCTGAAAGAGGGGATAAATAAATCCGGATATAAGCTGCTCTTTAATGTGGAAAAAGGCGGAGGCCAGGAAATTTTCCACCTGCATCTTCATCTGATTGGCGGCTGGGAAAGATAAGCTGTGTTTATAATTCAGACAAGCCTGTAAAGATACGTCGGTAACCTGGTATCCATTAGGATAACGTGTTTACACAAATGCCGTCATCCGCTTCCCCGCTAAAAAGGTGCGATCGGGCACTCTCTTTCCTTCGGTGAATGAGATCTCTGAAGAACCCAAACAATTCTTTGTCTTGATTTTTCCAGGGCATCATCTGACGCGCGGCTAAATCACCATGAGGGCCAACTATCGAATGGGACTGGTTCAGGCCCACTTCGGTACCGTAATAAATGACAGGGGGATGCCTTTGCTGAAATTGCAGCTGCGCACCCAGTCGGAGTCGTTCTTTTTTACTCTTGGCTTCATACAAAAAACGATTCATGTCGTGGTTGTCTAAAAAGGCCGGGAGGACGCAATTTGCTGGGAACTTCGCGTAATGCGCATTGAGCCGAGCTTGGGCGTTTTTAAGAGATGGCTTATGAGTTGGATGGGCCACGTGTGTCTTGACAATGCGCTGAAATTCAAAATCAAGAAGACCGTCCAATATTTGAGCGTATTCCCGCATGACACCGGCGCAGATTGGTATTCTGAGTTGCGATCGGAGCCAATGCCAATGTTTGCGGGGAATTTTAAGTGTCTTTAAATCTTTGTAACGCACACCCATCATCGTGGCTTCTCCCAATAGAAAGGTCGATGGACTATGCCGTTTGACCGCGTCTTGAAACTCACGCCAAAATCCTAAAGAGGGCCCAACTAAGTGGTCCAAACGAAACCCATCAACCCCCAGGTCTATCCAGTGCAGGGCGGTAGTGATCATATATTTACGCGCCTCCGGATGGTCGAGGTTCAGTTTGGGCAACTCCGTGAAATCAAGGAAGCATAGATGGTTCCCGTGTACATCGAATGAAAACCAGTCGCGAAAACGGCTGCGATTTGAGGCTGCCGCTTGCTGAAAAAACGGGTGTGTTCGATGCACGTGGTTAGGCACCCAGTCCAGGACAATCTTGATATCCGGTTTTGCGGCTTTAATCAATGCGTTGAAGGCAGCCATGCCGCCGAATCGCTTGTCGACATCTTCGTAGTTGGTGATGTGGTAACCATGATAGGCGGCAGTGCTGTTGATGGGGGAAAGCCAAAGTGCTGTGATGCCAAGATCGCGGAGATAGTCTAAGCTTTCAACCACTCCGACCAGATCGCCTCCGCAGAAAACCGGATTGGTCGGATCACCCAGTAGCGGCTGGTTCCCACCGCGACGGAAACGGTCGACCAGGATATGGTAAAAGACGGCGTCATACCACCAATCAGGGCTTTGGGTTGTCCATTTGTGTATCTCGGTATTCATCGCGGATCTCATTATTATGCTTGTTCCGGCAAGGCTAACTTTATGTCGGCCTCTTGGATTTTCCTTAATTTCTTCCGCGCTTGCTCCAAGTACGTCACCAAGATTTTGTTATCCAACGGTTCCAGCAGTTCCAGCCCTGCCAGGAATTCAAGACGCCAATGGAATAAATCAAGGCCGACCCCACAGCAAACAGTGAACCGTGATTCGGGTTTAAAGGCCGTGTTTAGCACCGTAAGTACCACGAGCAGTAGACTCAAGTATGGGGTGGCATCATAAATCCATTTGGACAATTGGGGTGCATCCTCCCCTTTGTTCGCTGCTATCGCAAGAAGTGTGCTGAATATTGGAATAGTGATGAGCAAGATATAGCCGCCCACTTTGTACCATTTTATTTTGCGAAGGATTTTTTTCTGATTATATTCATATGAGTCCGCAAGTTCCTTGAGTGATGGGATGTCATGGTCATATCCTCGCCTGTTGAGGACTGTTTTTGCCACAAAGTAAAGGTGTTTGCCATTCCCTGTTTCAGCAGGGCCGTATGTATCGTTACTCATATATCTGCTCCTGTGTTGATATTTCCAGCGAACGTTGCGATTGCGATCAGTTGCCGCAAAAACTTCAACAATACAGCCAAGCGTTTGATGATGAATGAGTTTAAACCGGCTTTGCAAGCCCGCCAGACAGGTTTTCGTGTGGTCAATTGTATTGAATGGTTATGCGTTGTGTTTTTTTAATTTTTAACAATACAGCTTTTTGTTTTGGTAATATCGAAAAGTGTTTCTGAATATTTTGGTATCATAATTTGTGCTTACTTTGAATGAAAAACAAAAATAAATTTAATGTATTTCATCTTGACATGGCCTTGGACCGCTGTTACTGTCGCATTATTCTTTAATGCTTTAAAGGCTAACCGAAAAATGAGAATGATCGAAACAGATAATTGCTTTTTCTTTTTTAACTTTGGACGCTTCTTCTTTTTTAGGAGCGTTCATCCGGTTTAGTCCTATGTAAATTTTACATATACAGGCCCCGGGTGGACGGTAAGACCACCCGGGGCCTTTTTGTTTTCAGGCCCAAAGCCCCGGGAAGATCTTTTCCGGGGTTTTTGTTTTTTTACCAAACATCAGGGCCTCAAACAGCCCCTGGAAAAAGGAGAATTTCAGCGAATGAAACTGATACTTGAATCGACAATAACAAAAGTACAGCAGGCTGCCATTGACGCATCCCTGGC comes from uncultured Desulfobacter sp. and encodes:
- a CDS encoding alpha-amylase family glycosyl hydrolase — translated: MNTEIHKWTTQSPDWWYDAVFYHILVDRFRRGGNQPLLGDPTNPVFCGGDLVGVVESLDYLRDLGITALWLSPINSTAAYHGYHITNYEDVDKRFGGMAAFNALIKAAKPDIKIVLDWVPNHVHRTHPFFQQAAASNRSRFRDWFSFDVHGNHLCFLDFTELPKLNLDHPEARKYMITTALHWIDLGVDGFRLDHLVGPSLGFWREFQDAVKRHSPSTFLLGEATMMGVRYKDLKTLKIPRKHWHWLRSQLRIPICAGVMREYAQILDGLLDFEFQRIVKTHVAHPTHKPSLKNAQARLNAHYAKFPANCVLPAFLDNHDMNRFLYEAKSKKERLRLGAQLQFQQRHPPVIYYGTEVGLNQSHSIVGPHGDLAARQMMPWKNQDKELFGFFRDLIHRRKESARSHLFSGEADDGICVNTLS